Genomic window (Mycoplasma sp. NEAQ87857):
ACAAATAATGATAGTAATTTTAATACTATATTTAATTACTTAATTTTTATAACTCAAATACTTAAAATTAAGTAATTAAATATTAAATAAAAATGAATTAAAAGTATAATTTAAAATAAATTATGAACAAGAATTTAGCTAATCAACTTCGACCTAACAAGATCGATGATATTGTCGGTCAAACTCATGTTAAAAAGTTATTAAAACAAGTTGTAAAAAACAACCTTACAACTAGTTTTTTATTTTTCGGTGAAAGCGGTATTGGCAAAACCACTGCAGCAATGTGCTTAGCTAATGAGATGAATTTAAATTGAGGTTATTTTAATGCTAGTGTGGATGCTAAAAATAAATTAATTGAAATTTTAGATAATTGTGATGTAGTAATTATTGATGAAATTCATCGTTTAAATAAGGATAAACAAGATATTTTGCTTTCTTATTTAGAATTTGACAAAATCATAGTTTATGCAACAACTACTGAAAACCCATATTTTAAAGTAGTTCCTGCTTTAAGAAGTAGAATGCAAATTTTAGAATTATATAAATTAAGTATCAATGATATAGTAGATGGTTTAAGAAAAATAATTGATCAAAATTTTAACAATCTAAATATCAGCGATAAAATGCTAATTGAATTAGCTAATTATTCTGCAGGAGATTATCGTTCTAGCATTAATAATTTACAAATGTTAGCTTTGTTAAAATCAAATAATGAACCAGTATCTTTAGCCGATTTAAAAGATATTATTCCTAATATTAATTTTTATAGTGATGCAAATTCAACAGCTCATTATGATAATTTATCAGCTTTTCATAAATCTTTAAGAGGAAGTGATTATAATGCTGCTTTATATTATGGTTTATTGATTTTAAAAAGTGGTGATTATGATGGTTTATTTCGTAGAATGCTTTGTGTAGCTTATGAAGATATTGGATTGGCCTCTATTGGAATTGGATCTAGAGTCGAAAATGCAATTAAAGCTTATGAAAGATTAGGAATGCCTGAAGGAAAATTACCTATAACTTATGCAATTATGGATTTAGCTTTAGCTCCTAAATCTAATTCAGTTTATCAAGCAATTAATCAAGTTGAGCAAGTATTAAATCAAGGTCAAATTTATCAAGTTCCTAAACATTTAAAAGATGCTCATTATAATAGTGCTAAAAAATTAGGATATGGATTAGAATATTTATATCCACATGATTATCCTAACAATTACATTAAACAAGATTATTTACCTAAGGAATTACTAAATTATCAATTTTTTGAATTTGGTGATAATTTAGTTGAAAAAAAATTAAAGCAATATTGAACTAATATTAAAAAAGGAGATAAAGATGAAGTTTAATTTAGAAACAATTAATACTTTAGAAGATTTAAAACAAATTAAAGCTAAAGTATATTCAAATGATGGAGAAATATTTCAATTACAACAACAATTAAAATCTGCACCAGTAGATCAAAAAAAAGCTATTGGACAACAAATTAATGTTTTAAAACAAGAGTACCAAAAATTCTTTGATCTAGCTGAAGCTAGAATCAAAGAATTAGAAATTAATCGTAAAATTAATTCTGAATTTATTGATGTAACTACACCAGTATTAAAAACCGCTTCATTAAATCCTATTACAATTATTGAAGAAAGAATGAAAGATTGATTTCTTGCTCATGGATATTATCAAGAAGAAATGGGTGAAATTGTTTCAGATTTATATAACTTTGAACGTCTAAATATTGCAAAAGATCACCCTGCTAGAGCTATGCATGATTCATTATATTTAAATGCAACTACTTTATTAAGAACTCACAACACAGGAATTACAGCTAAAGTTTTAGAAGATAATAAAAACAAAGTAATATCAACTTTTGCAATAGGTAAAGTTTATCGTAATGATGAAGATGATGCAACTCATAGTCATCAATTTACTCAAGTAGATTTTGTAAGTGTTGGAAAAGTTAGTTTTTCTAATTTAATTTGAACTTTAAAATCATTATTATCTTATGTTTTAGAAGCAGAAATTGAAATTAGATTAAGACCTAGTTATTTCCCTTTTACTGAACCTAGTGTTGAAGTTGATATGTTTTACAATAATAGATGAATTGAAGTTTTAGGTGCAGGAATGCTTCATCCACAAGTGTTAAAACTTGCAGGATATTCAAACGAATACAATGGATTTGCAGCAGGAATAGGAATTGAAAGAATTACAATGATTAAATATGGATTTAGTGATATTAGAGATTTATATAAAAATGATTTAAGAATAATGGAGCAATTTAGAAATGAAAGATAGTTTTTTAAAAATATTACAACAAGAAGGTCAAAAAGAATATTTCACTAATATTTTAAATTCCCTAAAAGCTGCTGAAATTGCAGGATTAGAAGTTTATCCACATCAAATGGATTTATTTAAAGCGTTTGAATTTTTCCAAACCAATGAAACTAAAGTTATTTTTCTAGGTCAAGATCCATATCATACTAAAGGTGTTGCTGATGGTTTGAGTTTTAGTACCAAAAGTAATAAAACTCCACCAAGTTTAAATAATATCTTTAAAGAATTAAAGAAAGATTATCCTAAAACTAAAATTGAAACTAATGATTTAACCGCTTGAGCTAAACAAGGAGTTTTATTATTAAATACTAGCTTATCCGTGATTGCAAATAAACCTAATTCTCATAGTAAAATCGGTTGAAAAACTTTTACTTTAGAAGTAATAAAGCAGGTTCTATTAGCTAATCCTAATGTTATTGTGGTGCTTTTAGGAAAAGAAGCTCAATCATTTGTTAAAAGTTTAAATATTCCAAGTCAAAATAAAATTGAACTATCTCATCCAAGTCCATTTAGTTATAAAAAAGGATTTGAAAATAGTGGATTATTCAAATTAATTAATAAAAAATTAAAACAAACTCATCAAACACCAATTAAATGAGATTTAAAGAAATAAGGAGAGTGTATGATTTTATCTTTTAATCACTTAAAAAAATACTTACCAAATTATAAACTTTCAACTAAAGATGTCGAGTATGCATTAAATGAGCTTGGAATTGAAGTTGAAACAGTTACTAAATTCTCAGATGTTGAAGGTCTAGTATTTGCTAAAGTTTTAGATGTTTATCAAAATCCTGAATCTGATAGATTAGATATTGTTAAGCTTTTAACTAAAAATGGTGAAGTACAAATTCAAACTAATAATAGAATTTTAAAACCTGGAGATTTAACTATTTGCTTTCCTGTAGGGGCAAAAAAAGGAGATATGACCTTTAATGAAGTTGTGCTTAAAGGTCATAAATCTCAAGGGATGATGGCTGCTTGAAGTGAAATTGGTTATGATTGAGAATTATTAGCAGATAAAAATCAAGTTTTAGTTTTACCTAATGATTTTGCTACCATTGAAGATGATGCAATGGCAAAATTAGGTTTAGATGATTATTTAATTGAAATTTCAACTACAGCAAACAGAAATGATGCTAATTCTTATTATATTATTGCAAAAGAACTTGCAGCATTTTTTGAAACAGATTTTGTTTTTGAAATTAATCCTGTTGAATCAAATTTTGAATCAAACTTTAAATTAGTTAATAATGAAGCAAAGGTAGATTATTTATCATTTGTTGAGGTTAAAGGTAATAAAGAAACTTCATTAGAAGATAAAATGCTTTTAGCAAAACATAATATTAGTTCAAAATTTGCTTGAAGCATTAATTTAACTAACTTATGTTTAATTGAAATAGGAGCTCCTGCTCATGTTTATGATGCAAGTAAAATTACTGATGATTTAGGTACTAAAATTACAAGTGATAAATTTGTAATTTTAGGTAATAAAGAAGTTGAAGTAAAAGATGTCTTAACTATTTGTGATAGTGAGAAAAATATTTCTTTAGCTTGTGTTATGGGATTAGAAAATACTAAAACTGAAGAATCAAGTAATGATTTATTATTTGAAATTGGGGTAT
Coding sequences:
- a CDS encoding replication-associated recombination protein A; this encodes MNKNLANQLRPNKIDDIVGQTHVKKLLKQVVKNNLTTSFLFFGESGIGKTTAAMCLANEMNLNWGYFNASVDAKNKLIEILDNCDVVIIDEIHRLNKDKQDILLSYLEFDKIIVYATTTENPYFKVVPALRSRMQILELYKLSINDIVDGLRKIIDQNFNNLNISDKMLIELANYSAGDYRSSINNLQMLALLKSNNEPVSLADLKDIIPNINFYSDANSTAHYDNLSAFHKSLRGSDYNAALYYGLLILKSGDYDGLFRRMLCVAYEDIGLASIGIGSRVENAIKAYERLGMPEGKLPITYAIMDLALAPKSNSVYQAINQVEQVLNQGQIYQVPKHLKDAHYNSAKKLGYGLEYLYPHDYPNNYIKQDYLPKELLNYQFFEFGDNLVEKKLKQYWTNIKKGDKDEV
- the pheS gene encoding phenylalanine--tRNA ligase subunit alpha — translated: MKFNLETINTLEDLKQIKAKVYSNDGEIFQLQQQLKSAPVDQKKAIGQQINVLKQEYQKFFDLAEARIKELEINRKINSEFIDVTTPVLKTASLNPITIIEERMKDWFLAHGYYQEEMGEIVSDLYNFERLNIAKDHPARAMHDSLYLNATTLLRTHNTGITAKVLEDNKNKVISTFAIGKVYRNDEDDATHSHQFTQVDFVSVGKVSFSNLIWTLKSLLSYVLEAEIEIRLRPSYFPFTEPSVEVDMFYNNRWIEVLGAGMLHPQVLKLAGYSNEYNGFAAGIGIERITMIKYGFSDIRDLYKNDLRIMEQFRNER
- a CDS encoding uracil-DNA glycosylase, which produces MKDSFLKILQQEGQKEYFTNILNSLKAAEIAGLEVYPHQMDLFKAFEFFQTNETKVIFLGQDPYHTKGVADGLSFSTKSNKTPPSLNNIFKELKKDYPKTKIETNDLTAWAKQGVLLLNTSLSVIANKPNSHSKIGWKTFTLEVIKQVLLANPNVIVVLLGKEAQSFVKSLNIPSQNKIELSHPSPFSYKKGFENSGLFKLINKKLKQTHQTPIKWDLKK